The Thioalkalivibrio thiocyanodenitrificans ARhD 1 genome window below encodes:
- a CDS encoding ClpXP protease specificity-enhancing factor, which translates to MTSSRPYLVRAIYQWIVDNGLTPHLLVDASNDDVMVPSDYVEGGRIVMNIAPMAVQGLTLGNEEVTFSARFGGRPMSVQIPVHRVMAIYTRENGQGMMFTDEGGNGPSGDGPGSGGGGDGKGSHLRVVK; encoded by the coding sequence ATGACCTCCAGCCGGCCGTACCTTGTTCGCGCGATCTACCAATGGATTGTGGACAATGGTCTCACGCCTCACCTGCTGGTGGACGCCAGCAATGATGACGTCATGGTCCCCTCCGATTACGTGGAAGGCGGTCGTATCGTCATGAATATTGCGCCCATGGCCGTTCAGGGACTGACGCTGGGCAACGAGGAGGTCACCTTCAGCGCCCGCTTCGGCGGGAGGCCGATGAGCGTGCAGATCCCCGTGCACCGGGTGATGGCCATCTATACCCGCGAGAACGGCCAGGGCATGATGTTTACCGACGAGGGCGGCAACGGGCCCTCGGGTGACGGCCCCGGTTCCGGGGGTGGGGGTGACGGCAAGGGAAGCCACCTGCGCGTGGTGAAATAG